The genomic region GCAATTTGATGAATTGTGCTGCCAAGCTGCAAAAGGTTTGATGAAGCTAGGTGTTAAGCGCGGAGAACATGTTGCCGTTTGGGCCACGAATCGTCCAGAGTGGCTTACGACTCAATTTGCAACTGGCAAAATGGGGGCTGTGCTCGTTACCGTCAATACAAGCTATCGAACAGCAGAACTAGAGTATTTATTAAAGCAATCGGATACGACAACGTTACTTTTAATGGATTCATTTCGGGATTCATCTTATATTGATATGCTTTATGACATCGTTCCAGAATTAAAGTCATCTGAACCTGGTAAGTTGAAATCTAAGAAATTACCATACTTAAAAAATATTATCTTTTTAGGCGAGGAACGTCATCCAGGAATGTTTTTGTGGTCAGATATTTTAGAAATGGGTGAAGATGTGAGTGATGCTGAGCTTATGGATCAAATGAACCGATTAGAGCCGGATGATGTCATCAACATGCAATATACGTCTGGAACTACTGGATTTCCAAAAGGGGTTATGCTAACCCATAATAATTTAATCAATAATGCGATCAATATTGCTGAGTGCATGAATGTAACAGCAACGGACCGTATGTGTATACCCGTCCCATTTTTCCATTGTTTTGGTTGTGTGTTAGGTACGATGGCTTGTGTGACAGTAGGGGCAACAATGGTTCCCCTTCAGGAGTTTGATCCGAAAACCGTATTACAAGCGGTTCAAAATGAGAAGTGCACCGCCCTTCATGGAGTGCCGACGATGTTTATTGCCGAGCTAAATCACCCTGACTTTGACAACTATGACTTATCACATTTACGAACAGGGATCATGGCTGGATCTAACTGCCCAATTGAGGTCATGAAGGCGGTTGTAGAACGCATGGGGGCTCGTGAAATTACAATTGCCTATGGTCAAACCGAATCTTCGCCAGTGATTACACAAACGCGAGTCGATGATCCACTCGACATAAGAGTAGGGACGGTTGGGCGTGCGTTGCCAAATGTGGAAGTGAAGATTGTTGAGCCAGGAACTGATAAAGAGGTCGCAAGAGGTGTCCAAGGTGAACTGTGTACGAGAGGTTACCATGTTATGAAAGGCTATTACAAAAATCCTGAAGCGACCGCAGCTACCATTACAGAGGATGGCTGGCTTCATACTGGAGATCTCGCAGTCATGGATGAAGCTGGATATTGTCGTATTACAGGGCGTCTTAAGGATATGATTATTCGTGGTGGGGAAAATGTTTATCCAAGAGAGATTGAGGAATTTTTATATCAGTATCCAAAAGTTCAAGATGTGCAAGTTGTTGGTGTCCCTGATCAAAAGTTTGGTGAAGAAATCTCAGCATGGATCATTTTAAAAGAAGGAGAAACAGCTACAGTTGAAGAAATCTATAATTATTGTAGGAAGATCGCTCGTTTTAAAATTCCACGATATATAGCATTTGTTGACGAATATCCAATGACTGCATCAGGTAAAATTCAAAAATTTAAATTAAAAGAGATGGCAAGTAAACAATTTCAATTACCTGACCAGTCACCACCCTCTTAATTTTGTAAGCGTTACCAACGGGTGTTTAATTTACTGAAATTTTTAAAGTGTTTGATTCATTCGATAAAAGTTACTAGAGGTGATGGTGTTGTTTAAAAAAGTGCTAATTGCCAATCGCGGTGAAATTGCTTGCCGAATTATTCGTACGTGTCAACGTTTAGGGGTTGCAACCGTTGCGGTTTATTCAGAGGCTGATGCTGAAGCTCCTCATGTCCAAATGGCAACGGAAGCCTATTTGATTGGGAAACCACGTGTGAATGAAAGTTATTTACAATTGGAACGCATTCTAGAGGTTGCAGCGCGAACGGGTGCAGAAGCGATCCACCCTGGGTATGGGTTACTATCAGAAAACCCAATGTTTGCAAAGCGTTGCAAAGAGGCTGGCATAGTATTCATTGGACCAGATGAAAATGTCATAGCCCGGATGGGAAGTAAAATTGAATCAAGAAAAGCAATGGCTGATGCGGGTATACCGGTAGTACCAGGGATCGCACGCCCGTTAACGGATGTTAATGAAGCTGTGCATGTCGCAAAAGAAATTGGATTTCCAGTGATGGTTAAGGCATCAGCTGGTGGTGGCGGTATCGGCATGCAAATGGTAGAAAATGAACAACAACTACGAAAAGCTTACGAAAGTAATCAACGACGTGCATCAGACTTTTTTGGTGATGGAGCGATGTATATTGAAAAGTATATCGAGAATCCACGCCATATTGAAATTCAAATCTTAGCTGATCACAGTGGAAATACGATTTATTTATGGGAGCGAGATTGTTCGGTTCAGCGTCGGCACCAAAAAGTGATCGAAGAGGCCCCTTCTCCTTTTTTAGATGAAGAAACAAGAAAGGAAATGGGTGAGGTTGCTGTCAAAGCAGCAAAGTCACTCAAATATACAAATGCCGGAACCGTTGAGTTTATCGTCGATGAACATAAAAATTATTATTTTCTTGAAATGAATACACGTCTTCAAGTTGAACACCCCGTGACAGAGGAAATTACAGGGTTAGATTTAGTTGAAGAGCAGTTAACTATTGCTGCAGGGAAGGATCTGAAGATAAGCCAAGATGAGGTGAAACGTTGTGGGCATGCGATTGAAGCTCGAATTTATGCGGAAGATCCGACGACGTTTTTTCCATCACCGGGGACAATCACAACGTTTCGACCATCAGAACAACCTTTTGTAAGGAACGAATGCGCGGTGAGCGAAGGCTCAGTTGTGACTCCATATTACGACCCAATGATTGCCAAGGTCATCGTATCAGCTCCAGACCGTAGCCAAGCGATTGAGAGGATGCTCAAAGCGTTAGAAGATTACGAAGTCGAAGGAATTAAAACAAATCTTCCGATGTTAAAGAAAGTCATCAGCCATGATGCATTTCAAGATGGAGCAGTAACGACTAAATTTGTTGCTCATTATTTACAAAATAAACCAATAAAATAAATAGAACAAGGATATGGGGAGGACGAACAAAATGAGTCAAGTGATAACGAATATGGCAGGGAATCTGTGGAAGTTACTCGTTAAAGAAGGTGATGAGGTAGAGGTAGGGCAGGAAGTGGCGATCTTAGAGTCGATGAAAATGGAGATTCCAGTTGAAGTTGAAATCGCAGGTACGGTAAAAGAAGTAAAGAAAGCTGAAGGCGACTTTGTGGATGAGGGTGATGTTTTGATCGAATTAGAATAAAAACGTTTGAAGGTACAGTGTGATCATTGAAAGGGGGAACGATATGAACTTTCCTACTAAAGCAATGATTAAAGAAGTAGGCCCTCGTGATGGTTTACAAAATGAAAATAGGTTTATCAAAACTGAGGATAAGATTGCATGGATCAATCAATTATCAGATTCCGGACTTAGCTACATTGAAGTAAGCTCTTTCGTCAATCCAAAGTGGATACCTGCACTAGCTGATGCTCTAGACGTTGCAAAAGGGATTACACGTCGAGAAGGGGTTACTTACGCGGCATTAGTCCCGAATCAAAAAGGGTTGGAACGAGCGCTCGAAGCAAAGATTGATGAGGTTTCGGTCTTTATGTCAGCGAGTGAAACTCATAACCAGAAAAATATAAATAAAAGTATTGAAGAGACTCTCCCTATTTTAAAGGACGTCGTCACAGACGGAATCAAAGCCGGTAAAACAACGAGAGGGTACATATCAACAGTTTTTGGTTGTCCGTATGAAAACGTTGTTGATGTGGAGCAAGTTGTACGTGTGTCAGAGCAGTTGTTTGAAATCGGGATTGATGAATTATCACTTGGTGACACCATTGGGGTTGCAAATCCAAGTCAGGTTCAGGATGTGCTCGACGTCTTGTTAAAGCGATTTCCAGCAGATAAATTAGCGATGCATTTTCACGATACGAGAGGTACAGCGATGGCTAATATCGTCGCTTCACTCGATATGGGGATCACGACTTTTGATAGTTCTATTGGTGGTCTTGGTGGCTGTCCTTATGCTCCAGGAGCTTCAGGGAATTTAGCGACCGATGATTTAGTGTATATGCTTGACGGTATGGGGATCACAACAGGAGTTGATCTAGAAAAATTAATGTCTGCTGCGAGATTTATTGAAGGGAAAATGGGTAAATCACTTCCTAGTCATCATTTGCAAGTTGCAGCAGAGAAGGGGTGTTCATAATGGTCTATTTTATGAACTCGATGTGGGGGGCTCATTCGGTGGATAAAAAAGTTTTGTATAACAAAGATGAGCATGGCATTGCGACTGTTGCGTTAAATCGCCCAGAAGCAGCTAATGCGTTGTCCTTACAAATGCTGTATGACTTACATGAAGTTCTTTATGATATTCAATTTGATCCAACTGTACGCTGTGTTGTCCTGACAGCTACGGGTGAAAAAAACTTCTGTGCTGGCGCTGATTTAAAAGAGCGTCAGGAGATGGAACCTACCGAAGTCCGTAAAACGGTGTCGTTGATTCGGAATACGATCAATGATATTGAGGCCTTGCCACAACCTGTCATCTGTGCAATCAACGGCAATGCTTTAGGTGGTGGCCTCGAACTCGCATTAGCATGTGATATACGTTTGGCGGCTAAAGGAAGTAAGCTGGGGTTGACTGAAACCTCATTAGCGATTATTCCAGGAGGCGGTGGAACACAGCGCTTGCCACGGTTGATTGGCAAAGGAAGAGCAAAAGAAATGATCTTCACAGCAAAGAAAATTGATGCGGCTGAGGCCGAATCGATAGGGTTAGTCGAATATGTAATCTCACAAGATGAATTGCTCAAAAAGGCAAATGAATTGGCAACACAAATCGGAGCGAATGGACCGGTCGCTGTAAAGCAAGCAAAGCTTGCCATCAATAAAGGTAATGAAACTGATCTGTCAACGGGGCTTGCGATTGAACAGAGTGCATATGAGATAACAATCCCAACGAAGGACCGTATCGAAGGCTTACAAGCATTTAAAGAAAAACGTTCACCGCAATATAAGGGGGAGTAGAAGCGTAGAAAGCTTGATGTGGATCATCAGCAAAAGGAGGATGATAAGAGGATGTCGGCAGAAAAGCACCTTCAAGAAAAACTAGAGCACATTGAGAAGGGCGGAGCAGCTAAATATCATGAAAGCAATGCGAAAAAAGGGAAGTTGTTTGTACGCGAGCGACTAGAACTATTATTTGATGATGGTATTGAATTTGAAGACGCAATGCTTGCCAACTGTCAGGCAGATGGTCTGCCAGCTGATGGTGTTGTAACCGGTGTGGGCAAGGTCAATGGTCAAACGGTTTGTGTGATGGCAAATGATTCAACCGTGAAAGCAGGTTCTTGGGGAGCGAGAACGGTTGAAAAAATTATTCGTATCCAAGAAACAGCAGAAAAGCTTATGGTACCTATGCTTTATTTAGTTGATTCTGCAGGAGCTAGGATTACTGATCAAGTCGAGATGTTTCCTGGTCGCAGGGGGGCTGGGAGAATCTTTTATAACCAAGTAAAGCTCTCAGGAAAAGTTCCGCAGGTTTGTTTATTATTTGGTCCTTCAGCGGCTGGAGGAGCTTATATCCCAGCCTTTTGTGACACGGTGATTATGGTCGACAAAAATGCTTCGATGTATCTGGGGTCACCGAGAATGGCAGAGATGGTTATTGGGGAGAAAGTATCCCTTGAAGAAATGGGTGGTGCTCGTATGCATTGCTCGGTATCAGGATGTGGAGATATTCTTGCACGTTCTGAGGAAGAGGCTATCGCCTTAGGGCGTGAGTATTTATCATATTTCCCAGCTAATTTTAAAGAGAAGACGCCTATTCACGAGGCGATCGCACCAAAAGCGTTTGAAAAGTCAATTGAAGAAATTATACCAGATAATCAAAATGCGCCATTTAATATGTATGAGTTAATTGAGCGTGTGATCGATGAGCATTCATTTTTTGAAATCAAAAAATTATTCGCACCGGAATTGATCACAGGATTGGCTAGGGTGAATGGACAAACCATCGGCATTATTGCCAACCAGCCGAGGATGAAGGGCGGGGTCTTATTTCATGATTCTGCCGACAAAGCGGCCAAATTTATTACATTATGTGATGCCTATCATATTCCATTGTTATTCTTAGCGGACATTCCTGGATTTATGATCGGTACGAAAGTTGAACGGGCAGGAATCATACGTCATGGGGCAAAAATGATTTCTGCCATGTCTGAGGCAACGGTACCTAAAATTTCAATCATTGTTCGAAAAGCTTATGGTGCAGGGCTATATGCGATGGCAGGACCTGCATTTGAACCAGATTGTTGTCTTGCATTACCGACGGCGCAAATTGCTGTGATGGGACCAGAAGCAGCCGTTAATGCTGTTTATGCAAACAAGATTGCTGAATTACCGGAAGAGGAACGTTCTCGTTTTATTGAGGAGAAGCGAGAAGAATATAAAGAAGATATCGATATTTATCGATTGGCATCTGAAATGGTGATTGATGGGGTGATTTCCGGAAATTCAATGCGTTCTGAATTAACAACACGGTTTTCTGCTTATATGTCGAAATACTTACTATTCTCTGAACGTAAGCACCCAGTATATCCAGTGTAAGCGAATCAGAGGTATACGCCAGCGATCTCGCTGGCTACATAGATTAAATAGATAAATAAAACGTTGAAGGAGATGGAGAAAATGTCAAAAAAAGCAGTTTGGTTTCCTAGTCAGGAATTAATTGAGTCAACACGCCTTTATCAGTGGATGGATAAGTTGGGGTACAACGATTATGAGCGTTTTCTTAAAGCATCAACAGATGATATTGCATGGTTTTGGGAAGAGGCTGAAAAAGAATTAAAGATTGAGTGGTATAAAGACTATCAAGAAACACTTGATTTATCTAATGGGGCGAAATGGCCTTCTTGGTACACGGGTGGTGAATTAAACGCTGTTCATAACTCTATAGAAAAATGGGCGAACAACCCAACGACTGCAAAGCAAAAGGCGTTAGTATGGGAAAGTGAAGATGGCATCGTTCAAACCTATACGTATCAGCAATTAAATGAAGAAGTTTCCCGCGTTGCTCATGGTTTAAAGAAAAATGGATTGACAAAAGGGGATATACTAGCGATTTACATGCCGATGCTTGCTGAAACGGTGATCGTGATGATGGCAGCAAGCAAAATTGGCGCTATTTATTCACCTGTTTTTTCAGGATATGGTGCAGATGCCGTTGCGACTCGGCTGCAAGCAGCCCAAGCGAAAATGATTGTCACCGCCGATGGCTTCTTGCGCCGCGGTAAAGAAGTAGCCATGAAAGAAGAAGCGGATCGCGCTGTCGCTGATTCCCCTTCCATAGAAAAAGTCATTGTTTATCGTAGGTTAAAAAGGGACATTCCATGGAATCAAAGTCGTGACCTTGATTGGGAGGATGTACGTAACACAGACCTATTAGAACAAACAGAATCAATGAAATCGGCTGATCCATTAATGCTGATCTATACCTCTGGGACAACAGGGCGACCAAAAGGAACGGTGCATACGCATGCCGGTTTCCCGATTAAATCAGGCTTTGATGCAGGCCTAGGGATGGATGTAAAACAAGGTGAGACGCTCTTTTGGTTTACTGATATGGGATGGATGATGGGGCCATTTCTTGTTTATGGGGGCTTAATCAATGGAGCAACGATTGTATTATATGAGGGAACACCTGATTTTCCAGAACCAGACCGCTTATGGAAGTTAGTGAGTGATCATGCGATTACGCATTTAGGCATTTCACCAACATTAATTCGCTCATTAATGAAGCACGGTGAGACTTGGGTTCAGAAACATGATATTCGATCCTTAAGGGCAATTGGCTCAACGGGCGAGCCTTGGAATCCAGAACCATGGCTATGGCTATTTGAAAAGGTCGGAAACCGGAACATTCCAATTTTTAATTATTCAGGAGGCACCGAAATTGCCGGAGGTATTCTTGGGAATGTATTAGTACGTCCAATAGAACCAATTACTTTTAATTCACCATTACCAGGCATGGATGTCGATGTATTTGATGAAAATGGTGACCCAGTCGAAAACCAAGTTGGCGAATTGGTCATTAAGCAACCTTGGGTTGGGATGACAAATGGGTTTTGGAAGGAGCCACAACGCTATGAAGAAGCGTATTGGAATCGCTGGAAAGATACGTGGGTGCACGGTGATTGGGTGATTAAAGATGATGAAGGATTCTGGACCATCACCGGAAGATCCGACGATATTTTAAATGTAGCTGGAAAACGTTTAGGACCTGCTGAACTTGAATCAATTCTCGTTGACCATCAATCAGTCGTTGAAGCAGCCACGATTGGAATCCCAGATGAAGTGAAAGGCGAAGCGGCCGTTTGTTTTGTCGTATTAGCACCAGCTTATGAAGCTTCAGAACCATTGAAAAATGAGTTAGTAACGTTGATTGCTGAAAAAATGGGGAAAGCGTTACGTCCAAAAGCACTTCACTTTGTCAATGATTTACCAAAAACCCGGAATGCAAAAGTAATGAGACGTGCGATTCGAGCGGCCTATACGCATCAAAATGCAGGTGATTTGTCTTCATTAGAAAACCCACAGTCTGTTAATGAGATTTCGAAGTTAAACAAACAATCATAAATAAAAAGGTGGGACTGGTCCTTACGTGTAATAATGTTGGGCCACCCCGCCTTTTTTTTACAACAAATAACAATCTGTTACCTAAAAATTGTTAAGCTGTATCATACATAGGATATCAGTTTTAAACACACTCTATGGGTACAGAAGGAGGTGATCACATGGCTACTAACAACAACAGCAACAACAGCAACCAATTACTTGTACCTGGTGTTGAGCAAGCATTAGATTCAATGAAGGTTGAGATTGCACAAGAGTTTGGTGTTCAACTTGGAGCTGATGCAACATCTCGCGCAAACGGCTCTGTAGGCGGTGAAATCACTAAACGCCTTGTTCAAATGGCTGAACAACAAATGAATGGATTTCCACAACAATAATAAATAGCAATGGCTATGAAGAGGTGGATGATACCACCTCTTCTTTTTTACCATGTGACATTACAGTGTAGAGGAGCATGTTCGATGAAGATTTGCCCACTATGTAACAATTTAGGTACGGTTGAAATGAGTTGTACAAAATGTCATCATCCACTTGAAGATAAAGGCCGGCTTATCGATTATTTTGATGATTATAGCGCTTATTTAGAAATTGATGATATGAAAAAAATTGATGGGATTCAAAATGACTTGAAAAATCACGAGTGTCCTCATTTGTTGTATTGTCCCAATTGTCAAAGTGACAAAGTGTTTCGGGTTACTGAGTGGAGCCATTAAAAAGAAAGAGGTTGCCGTAAAGAATCGATATACTGCTTTACGACAACCTCATAGAGATATCTACTTATTATGAACGTTCGGTTCGGTGAGGTGGTTCCTCTTTTTTAAAGTCATGTGCTTCTTCAATTTCACCTGAATCATCTTTCATACTGATGGACCCACCGCCTAAACCTTCATTAATCATGCGATCAACATCCATAAATAAATCTTCACGGGAACCGTTTGTAGGATGACTTTTCTTCTCAGACATACTTTCCCTCCTTTTTCTTATTAGTTTGTTCGTTCCCTTGAAATTTACTCGAAGAAGGTGAAAATCGTTTAGGAGATCGATTTAATGATCTTCATAGACGTGATAAAGCATTAAATCATGGATCTGCATTTCTATCGTTTTGATCACGTCAGCATTAGGTGATGCAGTAGGCCATTCAATGGTCCCGTCCTTATGGTATCGTCCTTGAAAGTATGTACCAGCATAAAAGAATGAAAATTCCCACTCACGTCGAACGAGGTTGTTGCGAATTTCTTTCCATTGAAAATGAGAAATCATAAGGTTACTCCTTTCTTTCTGTTTCATTACATGATAGCGGTTCCAATAACTAGTTCATCCAATGTTGCCATCTTCATAGTTCTATTGGTGACAGGAACCTGCTTATCGCTTTTTATATCGTATCATACTTTCGAGTGAAACAAGAGCAATAGGGCTGTGCCTAAATGAAAGTAACAGTCACCGAGTACTTGTAGTTAATCAAGGTGAACAATCATTGTTGGACCAGCCCTAGACCCTTTATTCGACAGATAATTCTCTTTCAAAGATGTCATTTTTATGCCAATGGCCCCCGGCAAACCAAAGAGAGACTTTTTCATGAGAATCTGCATACCCAATGGCAGCAAAACCAGCTTGAAGTGCCATTTTTACGATGTGAATATGATCATATTTTATTTTTGTGTAACAAACCCCTAACTCTTCTTTCATCTCTTTTAAGATGTTCAAAACAATATGCGTTCTTTGGTAAGTGGGGTGAACGATAAATGTTGAATTCGTTGTCCCGTAATTCGAACATGCCATCAGAGCAATCATTTTTCCATCCCAAAGGACTAGTTTTATTGATGTCCCCGGGCGGTTAAAGTGATGCCTGCGAAGCTGGAATAACCAGCGTGATGAATCACTATTGGCATTTTCTTGTTGATAACGTTTGACAAATTGCCAAATCGGTCTTCGGTATTTTTCCCAGTTGTCAGCTGTTATTGTCACTATATTCATCATCATCACTCTCCCATCGGAAACCACTATCACCATAAAACGTTTGGATAAGAGTTTCGATGCCTTTTCTTTTAATCGATTGTTCATCAAAAACCATAGGTTTTGAATTGGCCTCAAGAATCCAAAGATGTCCTTGCTTATCTCTACCGACATCAAGAGAAAGTTCACCAAGACGTCCATAGGCTTTTTCAAGCGTTTTAGCAGTCGTGATCGCTAACATGTGAAGACGTTGTTTGTTAAGCATTGGAGTGATTTGGTGGAGTGAAAGAATTGAACCCCCCCTTGGGACATGTGTTGTCAGTCCGCCTTCTGGAGCACACCGGACACCAATTCCGGTAACAGACCAAGTGCGCTGCACACGTTGAACATGAACTCTGAAGTCATATGTTTTGCCGTGGTATTGGTTAAGGTGTATATATTCTTGAAGGATGTAGTTTCGTTGTTTTAGTTTAGGCAAGAGAAAGTCGTAAAGCTCTTGAAAAGATGAAAATGTTTGTTTTAATTGTTGGTCTTGATAGCAAAACTGACGTTGAGATCGGCGAGATAATGAACAAATTCCAAGACCTTTGTGTCCATGGGCTGGCTTTAGATAAACGCTATGACCATTTCGTAGCCATGCTGACAGTTGCTTTTTTGAAGTGAGCAATTCCGTTTCTGGTAAAAACTGTTGTAACCATGTGTGTTTAGATAGCTGTTTGAAGGTATCCCACTTATTGAAAAAGTGAGGGTTAAAATACGGTATTTTGTTTTGCTTGATCCAGGTAAATGTTTTTTTCATACTCGTGGTTTGTTCTTCTTGAGGTGTAGGAATTCGATTATAAATCAAATCAGGGTATGGGAATGAACCTTTTACCCAGCTCTTCGCTTGCGGATGGTAAAAGTAACCATCTACACCTCCGTTTGAAACACAGTTGGGGGTGAAAATAAATACAATCCCCCCTTTTTTTTGCAAGGCAACGTGTATCCGTAAAAATGTTTTTTGGTTGCCGGCAAATGGTTTGCGGTTATGCTCACTCGTTAAAATCCCTATAACTGGACCGATCTTTCTGTGTTTGGCAATAACTCGGAACGAATACATTGATGGAGAAGAATCGGTAATTTTGGCGAGTGGTTGATTGTTTTTCCCCCATACAATTGTCTCTTCGGATAGTTGATGACCCCATTGTTTTGTTTGGGGATTATAATACAATCTCATGTTGTAAACATAAGCTCAGGTCGTGTGAGAGATTGTTTGGATAAATAGACGGCATAGGCCAATGGTAAACAACGTGATATGAGATCATCATAACGAAGTTTCGTGTGAGAGAAAATCGTTCGCCCTGGTTTTGAATTAGCCTCAAACATCCAAATCTTCTCATTTTTATCAATTCCTAAATCAAGCCCAATTTCCCCGATGTTTCCGGCTATTTTATGATCAATCGCTTTACTGAGTGTGATGGCTGTGTCTTTTAGGTGTTCAATTTTTTCCTTGCCAATTCCCATCTCCTCAAATAGTTCATGTGATGTCTTAATCTCGCCACCGCTCTTAATATGCGTGGTAACAGATCCAGGCCCAGCGACTTTGGCTGCAATGGCACTGATCTGCCACTTGCCATCGATATTTTTATTTGTGTGGATTCGAAAATCAACGGGTTTGTTTTCTACTTTCAGGAGATGAATCCC from Desertibacillus haloalkaliphilus harbors:
- a CDS encoding acetyl-CoA carboxylase biotin carboxyl carrier protein subunit, with translation MSQVITNMAGNLWKLLVKEGDEVEVGQEVAILESMKMEIPVEVEIAGTVKEVKKAEGDFVDEGDVLIELE
- a CDS encoding AMP-binding protein, with product MANKQPDHEAVVYPDRGLRYTYKQFDELCCQAAKGLMKLGVKRGEHVAVWATNRPEWLTTQFATGKMGAVLVTVNTSYRTAELEYLLKQSDTTTLLLMDSFRDSSYIDMLYDIVPELKSSEPGKLKSKKLPYLKNIIFLGEERHPGMFLWSDILEMGEDVSDAELMDQMNRLEPDDVINMQYTSGTTGFPKGVMLTHNNLINNAINIAECMNVTATDRMCIPVPFFHCFGCVLGTMACVTVGATMVPLQEFDPKTVLQAVQNEKCTALHGVPTMFIAELNHPDFDNYDLSHLRTGIMAGSNCPIEVMKAVVERMGAREITIAYGQTESSPVITQTRVDDPLDIRVGTVGRALPNVEVKIVEPGTDKEVARGVQGELCTRGYHVMKGYYKNPEATAATITEDGWLHTGDLAVMDEAGYCRITGRLKDMIIRGGENVYPREIEEFLYQYPKVQDVQVVGVPDQKFGEEISAWIILKEGETATVEEIYNYCRKIARFKIPRYIAFVDEYPMTASGKIQKFKLKEMASKQFQLPDQSPPS
- a CDS encoding YheE family protein, producing the protein MISHFQWKEIRNNLVRREWEFSFFYAGTYFQGRYHKDGTIEWPTASPNADVIKTIEMQIHDLMLYHVYEDH
- a CDS encoding AMP-binding protein; this translates as MSKKAVWFPSQELIESTRLYQWMDKLGYNDYERFLKASTDDIAWFWEEAEKELKIEWYKDYQETLDLSNGAKWPSWYTGGELNAVHNSIEKWANNPTTAKQKALVWESEDGIVQTYTYQQLNEEVSRVAHGLKKNGLTKGDILAIYMPMLAETVIVMMAASKIGAIYSPVFSGYGADAVATRLQAAQAKMIVTADGFLRRGKEVAMKEEADRAVADSPSIEKVIVYRRLKRDIPWNQSRDLDWEDVRNTDLLEQTESMKSADPLMLIYTSGTTGRPKGTVHTHAGFPIKSGFDAGLGMDVKQGETLFWFTDMGWMMGPFLVYGGLINGATIVLYEGTPDFPEPDRLWKLVSDHAITHLGISPTLIRSLMKHGETWVQKHDIRSLRAIGSTGEPWNPEPWLWLFEKVGNRNIPIFNYSGGTEIAGGILGNVLVRPIEPITFNSPLPGMDVDVFDENGDPVENQVGELVIKQPWVGMTNGFWKEPQRYEEAYWNRWKDTWVHGDWVIKDDEGFWTITGRSDDILNVAGKRLGPAELESILVDHQSVVEAATIGIPDEVKGEAAVCFVVLAPAYEASEPLKNELVTLIAEKMGKALRPKALHFVNDLPKTRNAKVMRRAIRAAYTHQNAGDLSSLENPQSVNEISKLNKQS
- a CDS encoding acetyl-CoA carboxylase biotin carboxylase subunit — its product is MFKKVLIANRGEIACRIIRTCQRLGVATVAVYSEADAEAPHVQMATEAYLIGKPRVNESYLQLERILEVAARTGAEAIHPGYGLLSENPMFAKRCKEAGIVFIGPDENVIARMGSKIESRKAMADAGIPVVPGIARPLTDVNEAVHVAKEIGFPVMVKASAGGGGIGMQMVENEQQLRKAYESNQRRASDFFGDGAMYIEKYIENPRHIEIQILADHSGNTIYLWERDCSVQRRHQKVIEEAPSPFLDEETRKEMGEVAVKAAKSLKYTNAGTVEFIVDEHKNYYFLEMNTRLQVEHPVTEEITGLDLVEEQLTIAAGKDLKISQDEVKRCGHAIEARIYAEDPTTFFPSPGTITTFRPSEQPFVRNECAVSEGSVVTPYYDPMIAKVIVSAPDRSQAIERMLKALEDYEVEGIKTNLPMLKKVISHDAFQDGAVTTKFVAHYLQNKPIK
- a CDS encoding hydroxymethylglutaryl-CoA lyase, translating into MNFPTKAMIKEVGPRDGLQNENRFIKTEDKIAWINQLSDSGLSYIEVSSFVNPKWIPALADALDVAKGITRREGVTYAALVPNQKGLERALEAKIDEVSVFMSASETHNQKNINKSIEETLPILKDVVTDGIKAGKTTRGYISTVFGCPYENVVDVEQVVRVSEQLFEIGIDELSLGDTIGVANPSQVQDVLDVLLKRFPADKLAMHFHDTRGTAMANIVASLDMGITTFDSSIGGLGGCPYAPGASGNLATDDLVYMLDGMGITTGVDLEKLMSAARFIEGKMGKSLPSHHLQVAAEKGCS
- a CDS encoding acyl-CoA carboxylase subunit beta; the encoded protein is MSAEKHLQEKLEHIEKGGAAKYHESNAKKGKLFVRERLELLFDDGIEFEDAMLANCQADGLPADGVVTGVGKVNGQTVCVMANDSTVKAGSWGARTVEKIIRIQETAEKLMVPMLYLVDSAGARITDQVEMFPGRRGAGRIFYNQVKLSGKVPQVCLLFGPSAAGGAYIPAFCDTVIMVDKNASMYLGSPRMAEMVIGEKVSLEEMGGARMHCSVSGCGDILARSEEEAIALGREYLSYFPANFKEKTPIHEAIAPKAFEKSIEEIIPDNQNAPFNMYELIERVIDEHSFFEIKKLFAPELITGLARVNGQTIGIIANQPRMKGGVLFHDSADKAAKFITLCDAYHIPLLFLADIPGFMIGTKVERAGIIRHGAKMISAMSEATVPKISIIVRKAYGAGLYAMAGPAFEPDCCLALPTAQIAVMGPEAAVNAVYANKIAELPEEERSRFIEEKREEYKEDIDIYRLASEMVIDGVISGNSMRSELTTRFSAYMSKYLLFSERKHPVYPV
- a CDS encoding enoyl-CoA hydratase, with the translated sequence MDKKVLYNKDEHGIATVALNRPEAANALSLQMLYDLHEVLYDIQFDPTVRCVVLTATGEKNFCAGADLKERQEMEPTEVRKTVSLIRNTINDIEALPQPVICAINGNALGGGLELALACDIRLAAKGSKLGLTETSLAIIPGGGGTQRLPRLIGKGRAKEMIFTAKKIDAAEAESIGLVEYVISQDELLKKANELATQIGANGPVAVKQAKLAINKGNETDLSTGLAIEQSAYEITIPTKDRIEGLQAFKEKRSPQYKGE
- a CDS encoding alpha/beta-type small acid-soluble spore protein; amino-acid sequence: MATNNNSNNSNQLLVPGVEQALDSMKVEIAQEFGVQLGADATSRANGSVGGEITKRLVQMAEQQMNGFPQQ